AGGAACACCGGTGGCGAAGGCGACTTCCTGGACGGATACTGACGCTGAGATCCGAAAGCGTGGGGAGCAAACAGGATTAGATACCCTGGTAGTCCACGCCCTAAACGATGGGCACTAGGTGCAGGGGGTGTTGACCCCTCCTGTGCCGCAGCTAACGCATTAAGTGCCCCGCCTGGGGAGTACGGCCGCAAGGTTGAAACTCAAAGGAATTGACGGGGGCCCGCACAAGCGGTGGAGCATGTGGTTTAATTCGACGCAACGCGAAGAACCTTACCTGGGCTTGACATCCCGGGAACTCTGTGGAAACACGGGGGTGCCCCTTCGGGGGAACCTGGTGACAGGTGCTGCATGGCTGTCGTCAGCTCGTGTCGTGAGATGTTGGGTTAAGTCCCGCAACGAGCGCAACCCTTGCCTTTAGTTGCCATCATTAAGTTGGGCACTCTAGAGGGACTGCCGGTGCTAAACCGGAGGAAGGTGGGGATGACGTCAAGTCCTCATGGCCCTTATGCCCAGGGCTACACACGTGCTACAATGGTCGGTACAAAGGGCAGCGAACTCGCGAGAGCAAGCAAATCCCCAAAAGCCGATCTCAGTTCGGATCGAAGTCTGCAACTCGACTTCGTGAAGGTGGAATCGCTAGTAATCCCGGATCAGCATGCCGGGGTGAATACGTTCCCGGGCCTTGTACACACCGCCCGTCACACCACGAAAGTTGGCTGTACCAGAAGTCGTTGGGCTAACCCGCAAGGGAGGCAGGCGCCCAAGGTATGGTCAGTGATTGGGGTGAAGTCGTAACAAGGTAGCCGTAGGGGAACCTGCGGCTGGATCACCTCCTTTCTAAGGAGAATACGGTCAACCTGCCTATCAGGCTACTATTCAGTTTTGAGGGATCGGGAAAGGGTTTATATACTTGCTGTTTGACAGGATAAATAGACGGTGTGCTGCCTGAAATGGACTAAGGGCCTATAGCTCAGTTGGTTAGAGCGCACGCCTGATAAGCGTGAGGTCGATGGTTCAAGTCCATCTAGGCCCACCAGATAGAGTTGAAAGCTCAAGGCTGAAAGCTGAAAGTCAGGGATTTAATAGGATATCTGTTCCTTATGAGCTTAGGACTTTTAGCTTCTAACTGACTTGGGGGTGTAGCTCAGTTGGGAGAGCACCTGCTTTGCACGCAGGGGGTCATCGGTTCAAGTCCGTTCACCTCCACCACAGCAGAGTGCAACAACAATAAAGACAGCGGGTTAAGACAGTAATTCATTGGTTGTCTCGAAATCACATGAAGATATGTGCTTTCGATGGAGCCAGTGAGCTCTGTAATGCTCTTTGATAAATAAATATGGGTAAATTACTGTAAAGACTATGTGCCTTTAGGATGATCAATTTATGGTCAAGCTACTAAGGGCAGACGGTGGATGTCTTGGTATCGGGAGGCGATGAAGGACGTAGTAAGCTGCGATAAGCCTCGGGGAGCCGCAAACAGGCCGTGATCCGGGGATTTCCGAATGGGGGAACCCACCCGGGGTCATACCCGGGTATCTATAGCTGAATACATAGGCTATAGAGGCGAACCAGGAGAATTGAAACATCTTAGTATCCTGAGGAAGAGAAAGCAAAAGCGATTTCCTGAGTAGCGGCGAGCGAAAGGGGAACAGCCCAAACCGGAAGGCTTGCCTTCCGGGGTTGTGGGACCGCAATGTGGGATGCAGAGAGCTAGCAGAACAGGCTGGAAAGCCTGGCCATAGAAGGTGATAGCCCTGTATGCGAAAGCCCGAAGCACTCTAGCGGGATCCCGAGTACCACAGGACACGTGGAACCCTGTGGGAAGCTGGGAGGACCATCTCCCAAGGCTAAATACTACCCGATGACCGATAGTGAACCAGTACCGTGAGGGAAAGATGAAAAGTACCCTAGTGAGGGGAGTGAAATAGTACCTGAAACCGTCTGCCTACAAGCGGTCGGAGCCTCGCTTAGGCGAGGTGACGGCGTGCCTTTTGCATAATGAGTCAGCGAGTTACTTTCTGTGGCAAGGTTAAGCCGTTAGGTGTAGCCGTAGCGAAAGCGAGTCTGAACAGGGCGTTCAGTCGCAGGGAGTAGACCCGAAGCCGAGTGATCTATCCATGGCCAGGGTGAAGGTGGGGTAACACCCACTGGAGGCCCGAACCATTATCGGTTGAAAACGGTTTGGATGAGCTGTGGATAGGAGTGAAAGGCTAATCAAACTCGGCGATAGCTGGTTCTCCCCGAAATATATTGAGGTATAGCCTCGGATGCTGAGCAGCGGAGGTAGAGCACTGGATGAGCTAGGGGCCCCACCAGGTTACCAAACTCAACCAAACTCCGAATGCCGTTGTGTGGAGTCCGGGAGTCAGTCTGCGGGTGATAAGATCCGTGGTCAAAAGGGAAACAGCCCAGATCGCCGGCTAAGGCCCCAAAATGCATGCTAAGTGGGAAAGGTGGTAGGAACGCACAGACAACCAGGAGGTTGGCTTAGAAGCAGCCATCCTTTAAAGAAAGCGTAACAGCTCACTGGTCAAGTGGTCCCGCGCCGAAAATTTAACGGGGCTCAAGCATGCTGCCGAAGCCGCGGGATTTGTCAACAGACAGATCGGTAGGGGAGTATTCCAGTTGCCGTTGAAGCCGGTTCGTGAGGTCCGGTGGAGGTCCTGGAAGAGCGTATGCTGACATGAGTAGCGAAAAAGCGGGTGAGAATCCCGCTCGCCGGAAGCCTAAGGTTTCCTGAGTAAAGCTCGTCTGCTCAGGGTTAGTCGGTCCCTAAGCCGAGGTCGAAAGGCGTAGGCGATGGAAAACAGGTTAATATTCCTGTACCACCAAACAAGCGTTTGAGTGAAGGGGGGACGGAGAAGGGTAAGCCATCCGGGTGTTGGATGTCCCGGTTCAAGGTTGTAGGCGGAGATCCCAGGCAAATCCGGGATCTTGTTAACGCTGAGAGCTGATGACGTGGCCTTTTAGGCCGTAAGTGGCCGATCCCATGCTTCCTGGAAAAGCCTCGTAGCGAGTTTGTTTGGTGACCGTACCGTAAACCGACACAGGTAGGCAGGGTGAGAATCCTGAGGCGCGTGAGATAACCCTGGTTAAGGAACTCGGCAAAATAGCCCCGTAACTTCGGGAGAAGGGGCACCCACATCAGGTGAAGATCCTTGCGATCGGAGCCGAAGTGGGGCGCAGTGAAAAGGGGGTGGCGACTGTTTACTAAAAACATAGGACTCTGCCAAGCCGCAAGGCGACGTATAGGGTCTGACGCCTGCCCGGTGCCGGAAGGTTAAGGGGAGGTGTTATTCGCAAGAAGAAGCACTGAACCGAAGCCCCGGTAAACGGCGGCCGTAACTATAACGGTCCTAAGGTAGCGAAATTCCTTGTCGGGTAAGTTCCGACCTGCACGAATGGCGTAACGACTGCCCCACTGTCTCAACCAGGGACTCAGTGAAATTGTAGTACCGGTGAAGATGCCGGTTACCCGCGGCTAGACGGAAAGACCCCGTGAACCTTTACTACAGCTTGGCATTGGGTTTTGGGGTAGCTTGTGTAGGATAGGTGGGAGGCTTTGAAGCCAGGACGCCAGTCTTGGTGGAGCCGTCCTTGAAATACCACCCTGGCTATTCTAGGATCCTAACCTCGGCCCGTTAGCCGGGTCAGGGACAGTGTCTGGTGGGTAGTTTGACTGGGGCGGTCGCCTCCCAAAGAGTAACGGAGGCGCGCGAAGGTTCCCTCAGGCTGATTGGAAACCAGCCGTAGAGTGTAAAGGCACAAGGGAGCTTGACTGCGAGACACACAAGTCGAGCAGGTGCGAAAGCAGGCCTTAGTGATCCGGTGGTCCCGAATGGAAGGGCCATCGCTCATCGGACAAAAGGTACTCCGGGGATAACAGGCTTATCTCCCCCAAGAGTTCACATCGACGGGGAGGTTTGGCACCTCGATGTCGGCTCATCGCATCCTGGGGCTGAAGCAGGTCCCAAGGGTTTGGCTGTTCGCCAATTAAAGCGGTACGTGAGCTGGGTTTAAAACGTCGTGAGACAGTTTGGTCCCTATCTACCGCGGGCGCAGGAGATTTGAGAGGATCTGTCCCTAGTACGAGAGGACCGGGATGGACGGACCTCCGGTGATCCAGTTATCACGCCAGTGGTATTGCTGGGTAGCTGCGTTCGGATGGGATAACCGCTGAAGGCATCTAAGTGGGAAGCCCACCTCAAGATTAGATCTCCCGTGGCGTAAGCCCCTAAAGCCCCCTTGGAGAAGACAAGGTTGATAGGTCGGAGGTGTAAGGCTGGCAACAGCCTGAGCTTACCGATACTAATCGGGCGTGCGGCTTGACCATATTTTTCTTTTGATTAATTCTTTCCGCACATGGTGGACAGTGTAATCCATATTTATTTATATTTTTTATAAGTACATCGTTTCCGGTGGCAATGGCGAGGGGGAAACACCCGTTCCCATTTCGAACACGGAAGTTAAGCCCCTCAGCGCCGATGGTACTGCCCGGGATAGGGTGGGAGAGTAGGTCACTGCCGGAAAATATTTCGCCCCCATTATTTATGGGGGCTTTTTTTGGCCAAAATCATTGAAATTTCGCGAGGGACTCTTTCTGTATATTGAGATGTTTCCTGTTGACGGTCAAAACGCAAGTTGTTAGATTGGCCGATATAAATTCCCCGGTAGCTCAATGGCAGAGCGGGTGGCTGTTAACCACTAGGTTGGCGGTTCGAGTCCGTCTCGGGGAGCCAGAGAGAATCAAGGCTCGATTGAGAAATCGAGCCTTTTCTTTTTTTAAAGTCCTCCTTTCAACGAAAATTGCTACTTTTCCTGGTCGAATTACTTTCCCGTAAATGCTACTTCCAGGCCTCGGTCAAAGGTTTTCAATTCAGAAATCTTATGTAACTGGCAAACGGCAAAATGCAGCAGGTCCCTTGCCGTCAACTCTGGATATCTGTCAGCGAGATTGCGGGCGTGAATGACTGTTTCCCGATGGATGGGAATAATTCTGTCCACCCCTTGGGTCGCAAGCTCCAAGGCCGCATCAAGGGTGGCTATCCTGCCAACCGGCAGGTAGACATGGAGTAGCTCCTGCAAAACCTCTGCCGAGGTAACCAGCCTCTTCCCGTTCTCAGCTGCTTTCAGGAAAAATGCCTGCGCCTCAGCCCGTAACGGGTGTGACCGGCCGACGGCATAAATGAATATGTTACTGTCCACGAAAATCATGGCCGGTTCGCTGCCTGGAATCCCTCAATGATCAATCTCTTTTGTTCTACCCAGTCCTGTTCAGGACCTTGTTCCCTGTCTTTGCACTCCTGGAAGAATGCCCGAAGAGAAGCCGGATCAGTCAATGGTCGGGACTGAAGTTTGGCTGATAGCATCTTCCGCCCTGCATCGCGCAGCCAGGCACTAAGCGACTTTGATTCTTTGCGCGCCTGCGATCTAAACTGGATCGCCTCGGCCTCATCCAAAATAACCTGAACGCGTATTGACATAGCACCCTCCAAGGGAGATGTTGTGTAGCAATCTTATGTATACATACTATATATTATCATACTATCCGTCAACCCTGAACGAGTCATCCATGATTGTACTGCAAAAAGTCCTTGTATCAAATAAGCCGTGGTCCGCGGTCGTCTATACGAGATGCCCTCAGGCATTCCCGTCCTGCAGGTGCCGGAAGAGGACATCCTCGCACGCGGCACCACTGATCCTCTTTCAGTCGGTCTAAGTCGGAAAGATGTAGACTACACTCGGAAAAACCGCTTGACAATAGACTTCCATCTGATATATTTTATCCTTGTTTGTCCCGGTTTGTCTGGATGAAGCATCGAATGCCGGACCATACAAACCGATCCACCAACTGACAACACGAGGCCCTGTCTGCGTGCAACGCACAGGCAGGCGTTTTGAAGATTGCCAATAACGCTTGGAGTGAGTGGAGACAATGATGGAAGATCGATGGCTTTCCGTAGATGAGATCGCGGCTTATCTCGGCATTAAGCGGGATACCGTTTACAGGTGGATAAGTGAAAGAAATATGCCTGGGCACAAGATTGGCCGACTCTGGAAGTTTCGTAAAGAAGAGATTGACGAATGGGTGAAGTCGGGCAGGGCCGGCAACAACCGTCGAGATGATAGCGGGAGCGCCGGGAACCGATGACAACGTCAAGTAGCCAATTACGCGAAGGTTGTGTCGTCATCGGCTCGCTTTTCAATGAGCCGATGCGCGTGGAGACTGTGCGGGTCGGTGGCGACGCCACTTGGACTGTAGGCCTTGTCGGCACGCAGTCGGAGCGGTTCCGTAAGGTGACGCTCACCGACAGCGACATTAATACCCTCACCATCTTGGATTCCGCTTTCAGTTACGACGGGGACGGCCGCCTCCTGAGGCTGGGATTGCAGGCCTACTCGCTTGGCATCGCCTACGAGTTCGATCCTTACTTTGGCCTCTCCATCTCGCGCGTTGACCCGCTGCCGCACCAGCTCGAGGCGGTATATGACTATCTCCTGAAGCTGGCGCGGGTACGGTTCCTGCTGGCCGACGACGCCGGGACGATCCTGCTTACACCCAACGAGCAGCGCGTGGCCGAGGATCGGCGAGACTGTTACTGGCTGTACATCGTGACGAACTGCCTGCCTGCCGAAGCCTCGGCGCAGGCAGGCGCCACAAAGCCAACGCTTCAGGAGCCGGTCAAGGACCCGGCCCGGCTCGAATGGCATGAAGTAACCAAGGTGGCCCATTACTACCTGTCGGTGAACGCCCTGTCTGCGTGCGACGCACAGGCAGGCATGACCCGGCCGATGCAGGTGCGAGAGGACGAAGCACCGTATGGAAAGGACGCCTGAAGCACCGCATGCTGGAATCGGAGATAACCGCCCATGACCAATCTGCCGGACAAGGCGCCTGCTTCTGAAATCCTGATCTACCAGACAGAAGACGGGGACACGCGCATCCAGGTTCGACTGGAAAATGAAACAGTTTGGCTGACCCAGAAGCTGATGGCCGAGTTGTTTCAAAAAAATGTCCGTACCATCAACGAACATGTCCAAAATATCTTTGAGGAAGGGGAATTGAGTCCCGAATCAGTTATCCGGAAATTCCGGATAACTGCCGCAGATGGCAAGACATATGAGACCAATCATTACAATCTTGATGTAGTAATTTCAGTAGGTTACCGGGTAAAATCCCATCGCGGCACACAGTTCCGCATCTGGGCTACACAGCGGCTGCGAGAATACATCATCAAGGGGTTTACGCTGGACGACGAGCGGCTCAAGCAGCCAGGAGGGGGCAATTACTTTGACGAACTGCTGGCCCGAATCCGGGATATCCGGTCGTCGGAGAAGGTCTTTTGGCGGAAAGTGCTCGATATTTATGCCACCAGCATCGATTATGACCCGAAAACCGAAATGTCGCGGAAGTTCTTTCAAATCGTTCAGAATAAGATGCACTGGGCGGCCCACGGCCACACTGCTGCCGAGGTCATCGCCGGACGAGCGGATGCGGAAAAGCCTCTCATGGGCCTTACTTCATGGACCGGCGCAAAACCAGGCCGGTCCGATGTCGAGATCGCCAAAAATTATCTGACCGCCGATGAACTGGACACCCTCAATCGCATCGTCTCTATGTATCTCGATTTCGCCGAACTTCAGGCCTTGAACCGCAAACCCATGTACATGCGGGACTGGATCGCCAAGCTGGACGAGTTCTTAAAAGTCACCGAGCGGGATATCCTGACCCATTCGGGCAGGGTCAGTCATGAAGAGGCCATTGAAAAGGCGCGTGCTGAATATGAGAAGTTCCGAAAACAGATGCTGGAAGAGCCTTCTCCGGTGGAGCGTCACTTCATTGAGGCCGTGCAGGAAGTGAGACAGTTGGAGAAGGGCAAGGCGCGGACCGTACGTAAGCGGGAGAAAAGGAAGAAATGAATATCTCACCGCAGAGGCACTGAGAGCGCGGAGATGTGGGATGGGAAGTTCGGAAGGGAACAAAATGATTTACGCCACAAAGCCGACGCTTCAGGAGCCGGTCAAGGACCCGGCACGGCTCGAATGGCACGAAGCCTGCCTGCCGAAGCATCGTCGCAGGCAGGTAACCAAGGTGGCCCATTACTACCTGCCTGCCTGTGCCGTGCTCGGCACGGCAGACAGGTCGATGAACGCCATACGTAAGCCGATGCAGGTGCGAGAGAAGGGACAACCATATGGAGGGAAGCGTCCGTGACTACTCCTGGCGGTGATCTCTATAACAAGTTGTCAGATATTTCGCTTCTTCGCCGAGCCTGGCATTTGGCACGCAACGATTCTCGAACGGATTTCATGTACGACCCCTGTCGTTTTTCAGATTTTGCTTTCCGACTAGTATAGGGCTCTAAAAATAACGTTACAGTTTAAGCGGTGGCGATTTCATCCATTTTGTAACGCCACCGGTATACAACAGGAGCCCTGTTAATTTCTGCTATACCTTGATAGATACGGTTGACGAGTTCCTCTTTTGTATCTACCCGGATATGTCGCAGGAATGATCCGGCCATTTTGCTGAAAACCGATTCGATCAGATTCAGCCACGAGCCATGTTTGGGTGTAAATACAAAATGAAATCGATTTGGCCTTGTTTTCAAGAAGTTTCGTGTTTCTTTGGAAATACGGGATGAATGATTATCCAGCACTATCCTGATTATCCAATCATCCGGATATTTCTCATCAATGATTTTGAGAAACTCTATGAATTCACGACTCCTGTGCCGGTCACGAACTAAAGCATGTATTTCGCCGGTGTGGAGATCAATTCCACCTAAGAGCGAGACTGTACCCAAACGTTTATATTCATAGTCTCTCGCGATCATGGAATGTTCCCCTGGAACTGGCTGCAATTGAACAGCGACGTTTTTTATCGCCTGGATTCCGGGCTTCCCATCACAGGAGATTGTTGTGCTTTCCTTTTCGTCGGCTGGAGACTGGTTAATTATTTCTACATCCTTGTATACATGAAGAACATCGGTCATTTTTTCTTCAAATTGAGGATCACGGCGTTCAAGATAATAACGGATTTTATGGGGCTTGATTTCACCTTCATTTAAAATGTCATATACCTGGCTTCTACTGATTTTTTGTAAACACTGGTGCCCATTTTCTGCCGCATGTTTTTGTATATGTTGAACAAGTTGGCTGTAGGTCCAGGCCTCGGCAGCATAACCGCAATCCGTAGGCTTCTGGCAGGCTACCGAGAGTACCCATTTTTTTGCGCTGTCGTCTATCTTTCGTGAGCGCCCGGAACGTTTCAAGTCAGCCAATGATTGCAATGCCCCAAAATCTAACGCCTTGTCTATCGCCCGGTAAACTAAAGGCCGGGTTGCGTTAACCTTTTGTGCTATGTGAGTTATTTTTTCACCTTTTGCATACATGAGCAGGATTTTAGCACGCTGGATCTTAGCGGCTGGCTCCATACGACTACGGGCGACTGTTTCAAGTTGTTTTTGATCTTTCTCCGATATTGTAAGTTTCGGTTTGCGTGCTCTCATATTCACTGTCCTCCATTTTTGGGTTAACGAGGGACAGTGTAACATAAAACTGAACAAATGTAATGATAATTTTGGAACAAAATACTAGACCCGAACCCACACCTGTCGGAGGGCGCGGCGAACCCGCCCCAGGTCTCGGCCCTGAACCGCAACCAGAACCTACGCCTACGGCGGGAATACCTGCCTGCGCCGGAGCTTCGGCAAGCAGGCGGACGTTCCGGATTTCCGGTGACGTACCTCCGGAGATCTGGAACCGGCTGGGAACAAAGGTACTGCCGAAGTTGCGCGGCGGTTCGGACCTCAAGATCGGAATCGAGTTTTCTGTGACCGTTGACGGACAGCTCGTGCAGAGCTTCGAAACTGATCTCAAACAGATACTCGAAGACCTTGGCCTGACGGGACGCATACATGTCGAATAATACCTAAATTCCCACTTTTTTAGGCACTATTGCATAATCCTATTAAAACTGTCCACTGATTCTTAGGCCCTCCTCCGGCGGTTTTTACCGGCAGAGATCAGGCCCGGTCCCTAAGTAAAGCCCTTGGTCAAAAGGCCCGGGCGGTCTACTCGAAGGGCAACGACCACATCATCGACGCGGTCCGCTGCACCATGCTGGTCCGCGAGCCAAGTTGATTGTTTCCACGGCCGCGTTCTCCCGTCTCCGACGATTCTCCGGCGCCTCCGGTAAATGACCCGTAGGGAGCGGCCTTCGCGCACACGGCGCGACAAATCCGCAGGACAGCAGAAGGAAGACATGCCGGGATTCCCCGTTCACTTCCGGCAGGGAAGAGGTGAGCCTGTCTCTGACTGGCACCAGCATGTCTCATGATACGGTTATGTATCAAGACTAAATATGAGACATTCTACGTTTCCTCAAAGACTTTATTTGCTTCCACATACACCAACACGGCATTTTGCGGCAGGTATTTCACCTCGGTCCTGGTTCGATATATCTGCCGTAATATCAAGATATTACCTTTTTTCTTTCTTGACTGAGACACTGTTGTCTCACATTCGACCCCTCATATGGTCATGAGGCTGTTGCCGGAAATAACCTTGATTATTTGTAACTATTTAATATCATATCTGTTCAGGCCCTTTCCCCTGCTGAATTCGATCTTGGTATGGATCTTGATGATTTGTTACGAGATGATTGATATACTTCAGCCTTCAGCCTGAATATCTGAGCAGTTCAAATATAAGGAGGTATTTCTTATGGGACGTGTAAGTTAGTTTCTGTTGTTGTGCTGGCTTTGCTGATAGCACCATCAGTGATGTCCGGGGCCGAGATGGGCAAGTTCTCCAATGAAGATTTCAGGCAACCCAAGAGATGTGGCGTCTGCCACAGGGAAATCTACCAGGAGTGGCAGCAGTGCCTGATGTCACAGTGTTTTACCCATGAATGGGATCAGGTCGAGTACTTCAAACTGGCCCTTCCCCATGCCTTGAAGCTTGAGAAGGTCTCCGGGGTCAAGGGCGGATGTATTGCCTGCCATGGTCCTCTTGCCTTTTTGAGCGGGGATATTCCACCAAAGCCTGCCGAAGCCGGGACCAGGGCCAATGAAGGCGTGAGCTGCGAGATCTGTCACAACATAACAGGAACCACTGAAGAAGTCCCCTTTAATTTCAGCTTTACCATTAAGCCGGACAGGGTGAAACAGGGACCAAGGGCAGATGCAAAGTCTCCTGCCCACGGGGTGAGATACTCGGAGTTTACCAGGAGTCCGGAACTCTGTGCCACATGCCATGACGAGCAGAGCCCTTACGGGGCCTGGGTCAAGACCACCTACAGGGAGTGGAAGGCCGGACCCTATGCCAAGAAAGGGACACGGTGTCAGGATTGCCATATGTATCGTGCATCAGGGAAATCAGCCATAGGAGGAAAATTAAGGGTTGATGTGGCCCATCATGCCTTCCATGGTTCCCACTTCGCAAGCAAGCTGGCAGGTAGCCTTGACCTGGCCCTTTACACGAAAAAGACAGAGATTTCTCCTGGCTCCACGCTGAAATTGCGTGCAGTGCTTTTTAATGGTAAGGCAGGTCATTACATCCCATCAGGCTCTACTGAAGAGCGCATGCTCTGGCTGGAAGTCCAGGCCATTGACGCCGGAGGTAAGGCCTATCCGATCCCGGTAGATCTCAAGGGCTTCAAGGGAGAGAAGTATACCATTGCCGATTCCAAGGCAATGGCATATCAAGCCATGGGGGAGATTATGGGACTTAAGGACTTTAAGGGGTTAAAACGGGACGGCAATTGCCGGGACGGCGCCCGGATCTTCCGCCGGCCATTCTTTGATCCCAAGGGACGTATGACCATCTGCCAGTGGTATACTGCTGACAACACTGTGGTTGACTATCGGATCGGCCCCATGGAGACCAGAATCGAGAACTACACATGGGCTGTACCTGAAAATATCGCCCCGGGGCCGGTAACCATTAAGGCGAGTCTCTTTTACAGCCAGGTCCCAGGCTCTGTGGGCGAGTTTCTCGGGTTGCCCACAGGTGAGTACGCCCCTATTCTGGTTAATACCACAACATTGACACTGGATGTGCCAGTGATTCCATAACAGTAACCGTTTTCTGAAGACTCAGAGAATCATGGGGGACATCCGTCTTTTGGAGAGATCCTGGAGTGTCTTGAGTCTGCTCTCCATGTCACCCAGGATCTGCTTAAACGTCCTGATGAGGCGGAA
This genomic stretch from Deltaproteobacteria bacterium harbors:
- a CDS encoding IS630 family transposase; this encodes MNMRARKPKLTISEKDQKQLETVARSRMEPAAKIQRAKILLMYAKGEKITHIAQKVNATRPLVYRAIDKALDFGALQSLADLKRSGRSRKIDDSAKKWVLSVACQKPTDCGYAAEAWTYSQLVQHIQKHAAENGHQCLQKISRSQVYDILNEGEIKPHKIRYYLERRDPQFEEKMTDVLHVYKDVEIINQSPADEKESTTISCDGKPGIQAIKNVAVQLQPVPGEHSMIARDYEYKRLGTVSLLGGIDLHTGEIHALVRDRHRSREFIEFLKIIDEKYPDDWIIRIVLDNHSSRISKETRNFLKTRPNRFHFVFTPKHGSWLNLIESVFSKMAGSFLRHIRVDTKEELVNRIYQGIAEINRAPVVYRWRYKMDEIATA
- a CDS encoding VapC toxin family PIN domain ribonuclease, with the translated sequence MIFVDSNIFIYAVGRSHPLRAEAQAFFLKAAENGKRLVTSAEVLQELLHVYLPVGRIATLDAALELATQGVDRIIPIHRETVIHARNLADRYPELTARDLLHFAVCQLHKISELKTFDRGLEVAFTGK
- a CDS encoding transcriptional regulator, giving the protein MEDRWLSVDEIAAYLGIKRDTVYRWISERNMPGHKIGRLWKFRKEEIDEWVKSGRAGNNRRDDSGSAGNR